The region TGATGGGGGTGCTCCTCCTGGGGCCGGTGGAGCTCGGCCGGATCGCCTTCGGCATGCACACCACCCTGATAGCCGTCATGCTCGGGCTGGTTGGCTCCCAGGCGATCGTCTTTGGGGTGGCCGTGAAGCTGTATGCTCTGGCGCACAAGTTCACGATGGGCGATCTGGTGACCGATCTGGCCATGCGTCCCGGAGTGCGGAAGGCGCTGGCGGCGTCGGGGCTGCTCTCGGTTGGTGCCGGCATCGCCTACGGGTTCCGGCTGGTCATGGACTGGGTGCAGGGCGGCTTCGGCGACTTCGTCCGTACGCAGGAAGCCGAGCTCGTGTCGTTCCTGGTGATCTTCGGGTTCCAGCTTCTGCTTTCGGCCGGGTTCATCGTAATATTCGCGGAGGAGCTGCGCAGCAGAGATGAGTGATTGCATGGGGGTGATCGGCGTGGCGCCGACACCACCGGCCCCACAGCAGCCTGAATGCCCAGATCCCATAGGGCGCATGGGGGAACGGCTGGCGTCCCAGTGCCACGGATGAACGGCCAACCTACACCCTGGTTGGTACTTCCCGCGGCATCTGCCGGCACTGGTCGTGTGGCGGCTGAGCCGGGTATCTGGTATCGTATTCCGTGCACCTCGATCTGTCGCTCCACCGGGAGGGGATCGGGACATGGCGTCCCGGCATGAGGACTGGCTGGGCCAGGCCGAACGTGACCTTCAGAGCGCCCGCTGGCAGGCTTGAGGGAGGACGCGGAGCATGCGCTCCATTGTGGAGAAGCGATCCTACGGTTCTGTCACGGTCTTCTGGCTGGATAGGGCCGAGGCGCTGCGGCGGCTGCGCGAGGCGGCCGGCAAGGCCATCACCGCTCGTCCCGAGGTGCTGGCGATCCACCTGTTCGGCTCCCTTGCCGAGGGCCGGGCCGTGCCCGGAAGCGACGCCGACCTCCTGATCCTGCTCGAGCGATCCGACCGGCGGTGGCTGGACCGTCCGCTCGACTACTCGTCGTACTTCGAGGGCCTGGGGCTGCCGGTTGAGTTGCTCTGCTACACGGTGGAAGAGGCCGAGGCGAATCCCGTGGCCAGGCGCGCGATGGAGCGAGGGCTGCTGCTGGCCGAGCGCCCGGATTGACGCGAACGCTCAGAGCGGGCGTGTGAGGGGGTAGCATTGCTTTCCGAGAGCACGGTTCGCCTCGACGTCGTCATCCCTGTCTACAACGAGGAGGCCAAGATCGAGGCCTGCCTGGCGGCGCTGGTGCCATTTCTCGACGCCCGCTATCCCGGCGCGTACCACGTGGTGGTGGCCGATAACGGCTCCACCGACCGGACCGCCGAGGTCGCTGAAGGCCTCTCCGCGCGGTGGCCCCAGGTGCGGTGCCTCTGCATCCCGGAGAAGGGGCGCGGTCGCGCCCTGCGCGCGGCATGGCTGGCATCCGAGGTGCAGGTCGTGGCCTACATGGATGTGGACCTCTCCACCGACCTGACCGCGCTCCCGCCCCTGGTCGAGCCACTGCTGGAGGGCCGCGCCCATGTGGCCACCGGGACGCGGCTGCATCCCGGGAGCAGCATCGAGCGGAGCCCCCTGCGCGAGGTGCTCTCCCGCGGCTACAACCTGATGATCCGCCTGCTGTTCCCACGGCGCCGGTTCTCCGATGCCCAGTGCGGGTTCAAGGCGCTCAGCCAGCAGGCGGCGCAGCAACTAGTCCCCTTGGTTCGGGACAACGCCTGGTTCTTCGACACCGAGCTGCTGTTGCGTGCAGAGCAGTTCGGCTATCGTATCCACGAGGTGCCGGTTGTCTGGATAGAAGGTCGTGACAGCCGGGTCCGGATCGCTCGCACGGCCTGGGAGGACGTCAAGGGGCTTCTGCGCGTGCGGTTCACCCGGGCCGGCGGCGATGCGCGACTGCGCGGTCCGCGCGCTTGACACCCTTCTTCCGCCCATATTAGACTAGGCCGTGGCTCGCTCGCCGGGTGACCGTCGCGGTCCCCGGCGTTATTGACGCGCCCCCGGATCGAGCAGAGACCGCGCAGAGACCGGACTAGAGAGGGTTGCATGAAGACCGTCATCCCGACCGCTGCCGAGATTGACCGCCGTTGGCACCTGATAGATGCCGACGGTAGGGTGCTGGGCCGGCTGGCCACGCGCGTCGCTACGCTGCTGCGCGGTAAGCACAAGCCCACATTCACGCCGCATATTGACGTCGGCGACTTCGTCGTGGTTGTGAACGCCGCAGGCGTGCGCCTGACCGGGCGCAAGCTGCAGCAGAAGCGTCAGTACCGGCACTCGGGCTATCCGGGCGGCCTCAAGGAGATTACCTACGAGGTACTGATGAAGACGCGTCCCGAGCGGGCGATCACCGAGGCGGTCCGCGGGATGCTGCCCAAGACCCGGCAGGGGCGCCAACTGATCAAGAAGCTCAAGGTCTACCGAGGCCCGCAGCACCGACAGCAGGCCCAGAAGCCGGCGCCGCTGGCCTGGTAGCAGAGGGAGCGAGGGAGTCCACGTGGCAGGTGTGCAGGTAGTCGCGATGACGTCAGGCAGCCGGAAGACGGCGGTCGCACGGGTGCGCCTGATCCCCGGCGCAGGCAAGGTCACGATCAACGGCAAGGAGCTGAACGCCTACTTCCCGACCTCCCCGCTGCAGGTGATGGTCCGCCAGCCGCTGCTGTCGGCAAAGGCCGAGGACCGTTTCGACGTGATCGTGAGCGTGGCCGGTGGCGGTTTCTCCGGGCAGGCCGGGGCGGTACGCCACGGCATAGCACGGGCACTGCTGAAGGCGGACGAGACGCTGCGCCCGGCGATGCGTCAGGGAGGGTTCCTGACGCGGGACCCGCGCGAGAAGGAACGCAAGAAGTACGGACTCAAGCGCGCGCGCAAGGCCGGTCAGTACAGCAAGCGCTAGAGACGTCAAGGCCGCCACGACCACCGGTGCCGGCGGTGGGCTTCGGCCCCCGGCCCGCGGGCGTGGCGGTTCTGCACAGAAAGCCCTGATGGTACTGACTATATAGAGAGCGCCGCGAGTCGCCACCAATGCCGATACGAGCCCTGGACCTGCTGGACATCGCCATCGTGACGGCGCTGATCTATCAGGTCCTTTGGCTCGTGCGCGGGACGCGGGCGGTGCAGCTCTCGACCGGGCTGGCGGTGCTCTTCGTGGTCTACACCGCCAGCAGGCTCCTCAAGCTGAACACGCTGCAGTGGGTGCTTTCCTACCTGGGCGTGGTCATCCCGATCGCCGTTCTCGTGATCTTCCAACCGGAGTTGCGGCGCATGCTGGAGCAGCTCGGCCGCGGCGGGGTGTTCGTTTCGGGGCTGGGCCCGGGGTTGGGACGCGAGGAGACGATCCGGCTCGTGAACGACGTGGCGAGGGCGTGCCGCGTTCTGGCGAGCCGCAAGACGGGCGCGCTGATCGTACTGGAGAGGCGCACGGGTCTCAACGACGTCATCGAGTCGGGAATCAAGATTGACGGGCTGGCGTCGGTGCAGTTGTTGATCACGACGTTCTTTCACAACACGCCGCTACACGACGGGGCCGTCGTGATCCGCGGTAACCGGCTGATGGCGGCCGGCTGCCTGCTCCCCCTCAGCGAGAGCCCGCTCCTCAGTCGGACCATGGGTACCAGGCACCGCGCGGCTGTGGGGATCAGCGAGGTCACCGATGCCGTGGCGGTGGTCGTTTCCGAAGAGACCGGCTTGATCTCGTTGGCGCGCTCCGGCGCTTTGAGTCCCCCTCTGTCCGAAGAGGAGTTGAAGGTGACGCTCCTGGGATTGCTGGCCCATGGTGGGCCGCGCGGGCCGGCCCTGTGGCCTTGGCGCCGGACCCAGGCGGACTCGTGAAAGCCCGCCTCGCCGCCCTGCTTTCCGAGCGCACGCGGCTGCTGCTGCTGTCGCTGGCGATCGCGACCGCGATGTGGCACTACGTGGGAAGCGCGCAGGGCCCCAGGCCCGAGCCTGCAATGGTGGCCTCGCTGGTCGTCCGCAACGTGGAGGTGACCTTCACGGAGCTGCCTCCCGATCTTGTGGCAACGGCGCAACCGCGAACCGTGGACCTGGAGATCCGCGGACCGACCCCTGCCGTGCTGTCGGTGAAGCCCTCCGACGTGCGCGCGATCGCGCCTGTGGGTGCCATGGACCCCGGGATGTACCGCGTGACGATCAATGTGCCGGTGCCACCCGGGGTCACCCTGGCTCAGGCGTCTCCTCCGGTCGTGATGGTCACGATCGCGCGGCCCTAGAAAGGCATGGCACAGTTGCGGCGGCTCTTTGGAACGGACGGGATCCGCGGGGTTGCCAACGCCGATCTCACTCCGGAACTGGCGTTCCGCGTGGGCCGTGCGGCCGGCGCCGAGTTGGGTGGGGCGGACGCAACGTTCGTCCTGGGCCGCGACACCCGCCTATCCGGCCCGATGCTGGAAGCCGCCCTCGCAGCCGGGCTCTGCTCCGTGGGCGTTCACGTTGGACTGGGCGGCATTCTGACCACGCCGGCGGTGGCCTACCTGACCCGCGACCTGGGCGCCGCGTGTGGCGTGGTTATCTCCGCATCGCACAACCCGGTTGAGGACAACGGCATCAAGCTCTTTGGCGGTGACGGTTTCAAGCTGCCGGACGCGCGCGAGGCCGCCATCGAAGCCCTTCTCGACCGCGACGACCTGCCCCGCCCGACCGGCACCGCCATGGGAACGATCGGGGCGATCCCGGACGGCGTGGACCGCTACATGCGTCACCTGGCCGACCTCTCCACCGGCGGGCTGGACGGGATGAAGATCGTGGTGGACTGCGCCTTTGGGGCCGCGGTGCGCGTGGCACCGCGATTGTGGGAGATGCTGGGCGCCGACGTAGTGATCCTCCACGGCGAGCCCGACGGTTCCCGGATCAACGTCGCATGTGGCTCCACAGATCTGGGTCCGTTGAGGCAGGCCGTGCTGGCTTGCGGCGCCGACGTTGGGTTCGCGCACGACGGCGACGCCGACCGTGTGCTGGCGGTGGACGAACTGGGCGAAGACGTGGACGGGGACGCGCTGATGGGTATCTGCGCGCTGGACCGCCACCGCCTGGGCACTCTGGCCGGCGGGATCGTGGTGGCCACCGTGATGAGCAACCTGGGCCTGGAGCAACGCCTGGCGCAGGAGGGGATCCGGCTGGAGCGGGCCCCGGTGGGCGACCGCTATGTGTTGGAGCGCATGGTGGAGACCGGCGCCACCCTTGGGGGCGAGCAGAGCGGGCACCTGATCTTCCTTGATCAGGCCACAACCGGGGATGGCCTGGTGACCGCGATCGCGCTGACCAATGTGATGTCCGCGACCGGGCGCCGGCTCTCCGAGCTGCGGGCGGGGATCCCGCGTCTTCCCCAAGTGCTGGTGAACGTGCGCGTGCGCGCGCGCAACGGCTTGATTGACGCGCCGGAGGTGGAGGAGGCCGTGGCTGCGGCCGAGGCCAGGCTCGCTTCGCGCGGCCGTATCCTGGTGAGGCCGTCGGGTACTGAGCCCCTGGTCCGTGTCATGGTCGAGGCCGCCAGTCACGAGGAAGCCCGTGCAGTTGCAGAAGAGGTCGCGGCGGTTATTGCCGGCCGGCTCGGCGTGCCGTCGTGACGGTTCCGGTTCTCGTAGACATCGCGGCTTCACGGCGGGATCTGTTTGGGACCCAGGCGCACGACGTGGGGTTGGAAGCGGCGCTGCGGTGGGCGCGCGATCGCATCGCCTCGCGCCAACCGGGCTACGTGGTGACGCTCAACGGCTCGCTGCTGGTGCAGGCGGCCCGCGATCCGGCGCTCCGTGCGCTGGTAAACGGCGCCGCGCTTGTTACCGCGGACGGGATCGGGGTGATTCTTGCGGCACGGATTCTGGGAGTGCCGCTTTCCGGGCGCCTGGCAGGGATTGACCTGGCGCTTGCCCTCTGCGCCGGCGCCGCCGCCGCCGGGCACCGTGTCTTCCTGCTAGGGGGCGCGCCGGGCGTGGCTGAGGCCGCTGCCGTGGCGTTGCGACGGCACCATCCGGCGTTGCAGATCGTCGGGACTCACCACGGGTTCTTCGATTACCAGGAGGAAGAGGCGGTGCGCTCGCAGATCCGGCAGGCGCGTCCAGATCTCCTGCTG is a window of bacterium DNA encoding:
- a CDS encoding WecB/TagA/CpsF family glycosyltransferase, coding for MTVPVLVDIAASRRDLFGTQAHDVGLEAALRWARDRIASRQPGYVVTLNGSLLVQAARDPALRALVNGAALVTADGIGVILAARILGVPLSGRLAGIDLALALCAGAAAAGHRVFLLGGAPGVAEAAAVALRRHHPALQIVGTHHGFFDYQEEEAVRSQIRQARPDLLLVALGAPRQERWMQLHSADLSVPVSIGVGGSFDVLAGRVPRAPRWMQRVGLEWLYRTLREPRRWSVVRTIPPLFLMAIRERWRRARDPHI
- the rpsI gene encoding 30S ribosomal protein S9; this encodes MTSGSRKTAVARVRLIPGAGKVTINGKELNAYFPTSPLQVMVRQPLLSAKAEDRFDVIVSVAGGGFSGQAGAVRHGIARALLKADETLRPAMRQGGFLTRDPREKERKKYGLKRARKAGQYSKR
- the rplM gene encoding 50S ribosomal protein L13 encodes the protein MKTVIPTAAEIDRRWHLIDADGRVLGRLATRVATLLRGKHKPTFTPHIDVGDFVVVVNAAGVRLTGRKLQQKRQYRHSGYPGGLKEITYEVLMKTRPERAITEAVRGMLPKTRQGRQLIKKLKVYRGPQHRQQAQKPAPLAW
- a CDS encoding glycosyltransferase family 2 protein, which encodes MLSESTVRLDVVIPVYNEEAKIEACLAALVPFLDARYPGAYHVVVADNGSTDRTAEVAEGLSARWPQVRCLCIPEKGRGRALRAAWLASEVQVVAYMDVDLSTDLTALPPLVEPLLEGRAHVATGTRLHPGSSIERSPLREVLSRGYNLMIRLLFPRRRFSDAQCGFKALSQQAAQQLVPLVRDNAWFFDTELLLRAEQFGYRIHEVPVVWIEGRDSRVRIARTAWEDVKGLLRVRFTRAGGDARLRGPRA
- the glmM gene encoding phosphoglucosamine mutase, encoding MAQLRRLFGTDGIRGVANADLTPELAFRVGRAAGAELGGADATFVLGRDTRLSGPMLEAALAAGLCSVGVHVGLGGILTTPAVAYLTRDLGAACGVVISASHNPVEDNGIKLFGGDGFKLPDAREAAIEALLDRDDLPRPTGTAMGTIGAIPDGVDRYMRHLADLSTGGLDGMKIVVDCAFGAAVRVAPRLWEMLGADVVILHGEPDGSRINVACGSTDLGPLRQAVLACGADVGFAHDGDADRVLAVDELGEDVDGDALMGICALDRHRLGTLAGGIVVATVMSNLGLEQRLAQEGIRLERAPVGDRYVLERMVETGATLGGEQSGHLIFLDQATTGDGLVTAIALTNVMSATGRRLSELRAGIPRLPQVLVNVRVRARNGLIDAPEVEEAVAAAEARLASRGRILVRPSGTEPLVRVMVEAASHEEARAVAEEVAAVIAGRLGVPS
- the cdaA gene encoding diadenylate cyclase CdaA; this encodes MPIRALDLLDIAIVTALIYQVLWLVRGTRAVQLSTGLAVLFVVYTASRLLKLNTLQWVLSYLGVVIPIAVLVIFQPELRRMLEQLGRGGVFVSGLGPGLGREETIRLVNDVARACRVLASRKTGALIVLERRTGLNDVIESGIKIDGLASVQLLITTFFHNTPLHDGAVVIRGNRLMAAGCLLPLSESPLLSRTMGTRHRAAVGISEVTDAVAVVVSEETGLISLARSGALSPPLSEEELKVTLLGLLAHGGPRGPALWPWRRTQADS
- a CDS encoding nucleotidyltransferase domain-containing protein, with the protein product MRSIVEKRSYGSVTVFWLDRAEALRRLREAAGKAITARPEVLAIHLFGSLAEGRAVPGSDADLLILLERSDRRWLDRPLDYSSYFEGLGLPVELLCYTVEEAEANPVARRAMERGLLLAERPD